In Vigna angularis cultivar LongXiaoDou No.4 chromosome 8, ASM1680809v1, whole genome shotgun sequence, one DNA window encodes the following:
- the LOC108345556 gene encoding uncharacterized protein LOC108345556 isoform X1: MLDGLLGRGFSPKCKSLIKLTKNRIDVIRRKRKATEKFLTKDIADLLANGLDVNAYGRAEGLFVELTLSSCYDFIEQSCEFVLKHLSVLQKVSGCPEELREAISSLMFAAARFSDLPELRELRQIFQDRYESSLECYVNQEFATNLNSKSATLEKKVQLMQDITSEFSIKWDSKAFEQRMSKYSVSVQDRSNFKSNHNSDRGIPLQGNDATLKGVKFERSHDHPHDRHKFQNGKEALSKGDEDYLRSKSKLPNAENGFKPLSSYDEVNLKRDNHGSPLPGREELTSKTRDTGGYWKEGSMLKPIGSSSKDTKEKQIEGGSNLHDGWGNARQVKERQDTKTARKSPVHARFISKNGGILDVDNSERKGQKDETPQVKPPFNNAIPPAYPREEQFEGGSNQHGWGSARRVKENQDAVTARKSPGHAGSRSKNNTNEPFAVNDGGPPVVDNSERKTQNDDTPRVKPFAIPPPYVKPNSKVKNRTHGTNSVPSNIDSNGIPAYPLVHEKFDAAPTMHRIQSGLDDSERDLQAIRHAAARPSKHGHEKERFVQEDATEVVVLKQKSSRRKHSKSRSSIYDDASSEDAEVVRKHRSRRRDEEKRGLQILFDDERHKNDEEERIIDRLLIHYSKKPSINVPEKARRKSRSRHAHQIEKDGSREGPDETPEMVTRPPRSVSLPRDQTEAVEVKKVFARAASFQPERSNEARHVHPNLPDCDDLAARIAALRGT; encoded by the exons ATGTTGGACGGCCTGCTCGGTCGAGGATTCTCCCCGAAATG CAAATCCTTGATCAAATTGACGAAGAATCGGATCGATGTGATAAGGCGGAAGAGGAAGGCGACGGAGAAGTTTCTGACGAAGGACATCGCTGATCTGCTGGCGAATGGTTTGGATGTCAATGCTTATGGAAGG GCTGAAGGACTCTTTGTTGAGTTGACTTTATCATCTTGTTATGATTTTATTGAACAATCTTGTGAATTTGTGTTGAAGCATCTCTCAGTGCTGCAAAAAGTGAG TGGATGCCCGGAGGAGCTCAGGGAGGCCATATCATCTCTGATGTTTGCAGCAGCAAGATTTTCTGATCTACCAGAGTTACGGGAACTTAGACAAATATTTCAGGATAGATATGAAAGTTCCTTAGAATGTTACGTCAATCAAGAG TTTGCTACAAATTTGAATTCGAAGTCTGCTACGTTGGAGAAAAAGGTTCAATTGATGCAGGATATTACTTCAGAGTTCTCAATAAAATGGGATTCCAAAGCTTTTGAACAGAGGATGTCAAAATACTCTGTTTCTGTACAG GACCGCAGTAATTTTAAGTCTAACCACAACAGTGATCGCGGCATACCGTTACAAGGTAACGATGCTACCCTGAAAGGAGTCAAGTTTGAAAGAAGTCATGACCATCCTCATGACAGGCACAAATTTCAGAATGGAAAGGAAGCTCTCTCAAAAGGAGATGAAGATTATCTTCGTTCTAAATCCAAACTCCCGAATGCTGAAAATGGATTCAAGCCACTAAGCAGTTATGATGAAGTCAATTTGAAAAGGGATAACCATGGCAGTCCATTACCTGGAAGAGAAGAGCTTACTTCTAAGACCCGTGATACAGGAGGGTATTGGAAGGAGGGTAGTATGCTAAAACCAATTGGAAGTTCTTCCAAGGAtacaaaagagaaacaaattgaaGGTGGTTCCAATCTGCATGATGGTTGGGGGAATGCTAGGCAAGTAAAAGAAAGGCAGGACACTAAGACTGCTAGGAAATCTCCTGTTCATGCACGATTTATTTCAAAGAATGGTGGCATACTTGATGTTGATAACTCGGAGAGAAAAGGCCAAAAGGATGAAACTCCTCAGGTAAAGCCCCCCTTCAATAATGCCATCCCACCTGCTTATCCAAGAGAGGAACAATTTGAAGGTGGTTCCAATCAGCATGGTTGGGGGAGTGCTAGACGTGTAAAAGAAAATCAGGACGCTGTCACTGCTAGGAAATCTCCTGGTCATGCAGGATCTCGTTCCAAGAACAATACAAATGAGCCATTTGCTGTTAATGATGGTGGCCCACCTGTTGTTGATAACTCTGAGAGAAAAACTCAAAATGATGACACTCCTAGGGTAAAGCCCTTTGCCATCCCACCTCCATATGTAAAACCTAATTCAAAAGTGAAGAACCGAACGCATGGAACCAATTCAGTTCCATCTAATATTGACAGTAATGGCATCCCTGCTTACCCATTGGTACATGAAAAGTTTGATGCTGCTCCTACAATGCACAGGATCCAATCAGGCTTGGATGATTCTGAACGGGATTTGCAGGCGATTAGACATGCTGCTGCAAGACCGAGTAAACATGGTCATGAAAAAGAACGCTTTGTTCAGGAAGATGCTACAGAAGTCGTTGttctaaaacaaaaatcttCGAGACGGAAGCACTCAAAATCAAGATCATCCATTTACGATGACGCCAGTAGTGAAGATGCCGAAGTTGTGAGAAAACATAGGAGCAGGagaagagatgaagaaaaaCGTGGCCTGCAAATTCTGTTTGATGATGAGCGGCACAAAAATGATGAAGAGGAAAGGATAATAGATAGATTACTGATTCATTACAGCAAAAAGCCATCCATCAATGTGCCTGAAAAAGCTAGAAGAAAGTCTCGAAGTCGCCATGCACATCAAATAGAAAAGGATGGAAGCAGGGAGGGACCTGATGAGACACCAGAGATGGTTACTCGTCCACCAAGATCAGTTTCACTTCCCCGTGATCAAACAGAAGCTGTTGAAGTTAAAAAGGTATTTGCTCGTGCTGCTTCGTTTCAGCCTGAGAGATCGAACGAAGCTCGCCATGTACATCCCAACTTACCTGACTGTGATGATTTAGCTGCTAGGATTGCAGCCTTGAGAGGAACATAA
- the LOC108345841 gene encoding uncharacterized protein LOC108345841 isoform X2, with protein MASSFPRSLTSIANTALHHTRSEQLNGIVSNSVTRLLCTSSTQLQQENPVKKQAQSPQESLHDEIKQIHEQEEDNEDGDSINKETGEIGGPKGPEPTRYGDWERNGRCSDF; from the coding sequence ATGGCCAGTTCTTTCCCTCGCTCACTGACCAGTATAGCCAACACTGCTCTTCACCACACCAGATCCGAGCAGCTGAATGGCATAGTTTCCAACTCAGTGACACGGCTCCTCTGCACATCTTCAACTCAGCTGCAACAAGAAAACCCTGTCAAGAAACAAGCACAATCACCTCAAGAATCACTCCATGATGAGATCAAACAAATCCATGAGCAGGAAGAAGATAACGAAGATGGTGACAGTATCAACAAAGAAACTGGTGAGATCGGTGGACCCAAAGGACCTGAGCCTACTAGGTATGGTGATTGGGAACGCAATGGTCGCTGCTCtgatttttaa
- the LOC108345557 gene encoding kinesin-like protein KIN-13B isoform X2, whose amino-acid sequence MPRSNSAAHHHRQSSDNFILDAHRSWLQSSTFAQEFGTRSSSLRKIDDDRVLSSGLLDLHSLDTELLPETYGDHNGYFTNHTVRGQNFDDYESILSGNKHVQRSRGLPENNFLKSVPTEKERANNVAKIKVAVRKRPLNKKEIAKREEDIISIDSNFLTVHERKLKVDLTEYVEKHEFVFDAVLNEDVSNNEVYAETVEPIVPLIFQRIKATCFAYGQTGSGKTYTMQPLPLKASQDILRLMHHTYWNQGFQLFVSFFEIYGGKLFDLLNDRKKLFIREDGKQQVCIVGLQEYRVSKVETIKEFIEKGNATRSTGTTGANEESSRSHAILQLCIKRSADGTESKPARLVGKLSFIDLAGSERGADTTDNDKQTRIEGAEINKSLLALKECIRALDNDQGHIPFRGSKLTEVLRDSFVGNSRTVMISCISPSSGSCEHTLNTLRYADRVKSLSKGNNSRRDPLSSSNLRESTVLPGSSILAHDDTLEDEITYVSTDRNRFGWPKHPERELSPPNNVDRVPSGRMGGNLASSGYSNPPNGPRGGQNDRTANEYDYIGPIYEQDRTRKTIKRVDNNHLSAFEDKKRIESRVNVDASNFQTTYSDPDDNLNALLKEEEDLVTAHRRQVEETIDIVKEEMNLLVEADQPGNQLDDYISKLNTILSQKATGILQLQTQLAQFQRRLNECCGVIRVNE is encoded by the exons ATGCCGCGATCCAATTCCGCCGCACACCACCACCGTCAGAGCTCCGACAACTTCATCCTCGACGCTCATAGAAGCTGGTTACAGTCTTCGACTTTCGCGCAG GAGTTCGGAACTCGATCTTCGAGCTTGAGGAAAATAGACGATGATCGTGTTTTGAGCAGCGGCTTGCTTGATCTGCATTCCTTAGATACCGAGCTTTTACCTGAG ACTTATGGTGATCACAATGGATACTTCACTAATCACACTGTTCGGGGACAGAATTTTGATGACTATGAGTCAATCCTCTCTGGTAACAAACATGTACAAAGGTCTCGGGGATTGCCTGAGAACAATTTTCTGAAAAGTGTCCCAACAGAAAAGGAGAGAGCAAACAATGTTGCCAAGATTAAAGTAGCG GTCCGGAAGAGACCCCTTAATAAGAAGGAAATAGCAAAGAGAGAAGAAGACATTATTTCTATAGATTCAAATTTTCTCACAGTGCATGAAAGAAAACTCAAG GTGGACTTAACAGAATATGTTGAGAAACATGAATTTGTCTTTGATGCTGTGCTGAACGAAGATGTTTCAAATAATGAA GTATATGCCGAGACTGTGGAGCCAATTGTTCCGCTCATTTTCCAGCGAATAAAAGCAACTTGCTTTGCATACGGTCAAACTG GCAGTGGGAAGACATATACTATGCAACCATTGCCTCTCAAAGCTTCACAAGATATTTTAAGATTAATGCACCACACCTACTGGAATCAAGGTTTCCAATTGTTTGTTAGTTTCTTTGAAATATATGGGGGAAAACTTTTTGATCTCCTCAATGATCGAAA AAAACTTTTCATTAGGGAGGATGGGAAACAACAGGTTTGCATTGTTGGCTTGCAAGAATATAGAGTATCTAAAGTAGAGACAATCAAGGAATTTATTGAGAAAGGAAATGCCACAAGAAGTACTGGCACAACTGGAGCAAATGAGGAATCCTCTCGATCACATGCTATACTTCAGCTTTGCATTAAGAGATCAGCTGATGGGACTGAATCAAAGCCTGCTCGACTTGTGGGCAAACTATCTTTTATAGATCTGGCTGGAAGTGAACGAGGTGCAGATACTACAGATAATGACAAGCAGACTAG GATTGAAGGGgcagaaataaataaaagcttACTTGCTCTGAAAGAATGCATTAGAGCTTTGGACAATGACCAAGGGCATATCCCTTTCAGAGGAAGTAAATTGACGGAAGTTCTGCGAGATTCCTTTGTTGGTAATTCGCGCACTGtaatgatatcatgcatttcaCCTAGCTCAGGTTCATGCGAGCATACTCTTAACACGTTAAGATATGCTGACAG AGTGAAGAGCCTGTCAAAAGGAAACAACTCTAGAAGGGATCCTCTTTCTTCCTCAAACCTTAGAGAGTCCACTGTGTTGCCTGGGTCTTCAATTTTAGCTCATGATGATACCTTGGAGGATGAAATAACGTATGTCTCCACTGACAGGAATCGATTTGGTTGGCCCAAACATCCAGAAAGAGAACTCTCTCCTCCAAATAATGTGGAccgtgttccaagtggtagaatGGGGGGAAATTTGGCGTCATCTGGGTATTCTAATCCACCAAACGGTCCAAGAGGTGGTCAAAATGACAGAACTGCAAATGAATATGATTACATAGGACCCATATATGAACAAGACAGAACAAGAAAAACGATTAAGAGGGTGGATAACAACCACTTATCTGCTTTTGAAGACAAGAAGAGGATAGAGTCTCGTGTTAATGTTGATGCATCAAATTTTCAGACTACTTATTCTGATCCGGATGATAATTTAAATGCCCTCCTGAAG GAAGAGGAAGATCTAGTAACAGCTCATCGTAGACAGGTGGAGGAAACCATAGACATTGTTAAAGAG GAGATGAATTTACTTGTTGAAGCTGACCAACCAGGAAATCAATTGGATGATTATATTTCCAAATTGAATACCATTTTATCACAAAAGGCTACAGGAATCCTTCAATTGCAGACACAGTTGGCTCAATTTCAGAGACGTTTAAACGA GTGCTGTGGAGTGATTCGGGTTAATGAGTAA
- the LOC108345556 gene encoding uncharacterized protein LOC108345556 isoform X2: protein MVWMSMLMEGGCPEELREAISSLMFAAARFSDLPELRELRQIFQDRYESSLECYVNQEFATNLNSKSATLEKKVQLMQDITSEFSIKWDSKAFEQRMSKYSVSVQDRSNFKSNHNSDRGIPLQGNDATLKGVKFERSHDHPHDRHKFQNGKEALSKGDEDYLRSKSKLPNAENGFKPLSSYDEVNLKRDNHGSPLPGREELTSKTRDTGGYWKEGSMLKPIGSSSKDTKEKQIEGGSNLHDGWGNARQVKERQDTKTARKSPVHARFISKNGGILDVDNSERKGQKDETPQVKPPFNNAIPPAYPREEQFEGGSNQHGWGSARRVKENQDAVTARKSPGHAGSRSKNNTNEPFAVNDGGPPVVDNSERKTQNDDTPRVKPFAIPPPYVKPNSKVKNRTHGTNSVPSNIDSNGIPAYPLVHEKFDAAPTMHRIQSGLDDSERDLQAIRHAAARPSKHGHEKERFVQEDATEVVVLKQKSSRRKHSKSRSSIYDDASSEDAEVVRKHRSRRRDEEKRGLQILFDDERHKNDEEERIIDRLLIHYSKKPSINVPEKARRKSRSRHAHQIEKDGSREGPDETPEMVTRPPRSVSLPRDQTEAVEVKKVFARAASFQPERSNEARHVHPNLPDCDDLAARIAALRGT from the exons ATGGTTTGGATGTCAATGCTTATGGAAGG TGGATGCCCGGAGGAGCTCAGGGAGGCCATATCATCTCTGATGTTTGCAGCAGCAAGATTTTCTGATCTACCAGAGTTACGGGAACTTAGACAAATATTTCAGGATAGATATGAAAGTTCCTTAGAATGTTACGTCAATCAAGAG TTTGCTACAAATTTGAATTCGAAGTCTGCTACGTTGGAGAAAAAGGTTCAATTGATGCAGGATATTACTTCAGAGTTCTCAATAAAATGGGATTCCAAAGCTTTTGAACAGAGGATGTCAAAATACTCTGTTTCTGTACAG GACCGCAGTAATTTTAAGTCTAACCACAACAGTGATCGCGGCATACCGTTACAAGGTAACGATGCTACCCTGAAAGGAGTCAAGTTTGAAAGAAGTCATGACCATCCTCATGACAGGCACAAATTTCAGAATGGAAAGGAAGCTCTCTCAAAAGGAGATGAAGATTATCTTCGTTCTAAATCCAAACTCCCGAATGCTGAAAATGGATTCAAGCCACTAAGCAGTTATGATGAAGTCAATTTGAAAAGGGATAACCATGGCAGTCCATTACCTGGAAGAGAAGAGCTTACTTCTAAGACCCGTGATACAGGAGGGTATTGGAAGGAGGGTAGTATGCTAAAACCAATTGGAAGTTCTTCCAAGGAtacaaaagagaaacaaattgaaGGTGGTTCCAATCTGCATGATGGTTGGGGGAATGCTAGGCAAGTAAAAGAAAGGCAGGACACTAAGACTGCTAGGAAATCTCCTGTTCATGCACGATTTATTTCAAAGAATGGTGGCATACTTGATGTTGATAACTCGGAGAGAAAAGGCCAAAAGGATGAAACTCCTCAGGTAAAGCCCCCCTTCAATAATGCCATCCCACCTGCTTATCCAAGAGAGGAACAATTTGAAGGTGGTTCCAATCAGCATGGTTGGGGGAGTGCTAGACGTGTAAAAGAAAATCAGGACGCTGTCACTGCTAGGAAATCTCCTGGTCATGCAGGATCTCGTTCCAAGAACAATACAAATGAGCCATTTGCTGTTAATGATGGTGGCCCACCTGTTGTTGATAACTCTGAGAGAAAAACTCAAAATGATGACACTCCTAGGGTAAAGCCCTTTGCCATCCCACCTCCATATGTAAAACCTAATTCAAAAGTGAAGAACCGAACGCATGGAACCAATTCAGTTCCATCTAATATTGACAGTAATGGCATCCCTGCTTACCCATTGGTACATGAAAAGTTTGATGCTGCTCCTACAATGCACAGGATCCAATCAGGCTTGGATGATTCTGAACGGGATTTGCAGGCGATTAGACATGCTGCTGCAAGACCGAGTAAACATGGTCATGAAAAAGAACGCTTTGTTCAGGAAGATGCTACAGAAGTCGTTGttctaaaacaaaaatcttCGAGACGGAAGCACTCAAAATCAAGATCATCCATTTACGATGACGCCAGTAGTGAAGATGCCGAAGTTGTGAGAAAACATAGGAGCAGGagaagagatgaagaaaaaCGTGGCCTGCAAATTCTGTTTGATGATGAGCGGCACAAAAATGATGAAGAGGAAAGGATAATAGATAGATTACTGATTCATTACAGCAAAAAGCCATCCATCAATGTGCCTGAAAAAGCTAGAAGAAAGTCTCGAAGTCGCCATGCACATCAAATAGAAAAGGATGGAAGCAGGGAGGGACCTGATGAGACACCAGAGATGGTTACTCGTCCACCAAGATCAGTTTCACTTCCCCGTGATCAAACAGAAGCTGTTGAAGTTAAAAAGGTATTTGCTCGTGCTGCTTCGTTTCAGCCTGAGAGATCGAACGAAGCTCGCCATGTACATCCCAACTTACCTGACTGTGATGATTTAGCTGCTAGGATTGCAGCCTTGAGAGGAACATAA
- the LOC108345841 gene encoding uncharacterized protein LOC108345841 isoform X1 has protein sequence MINLSQTRRNCEQATMASSFPRSLTSIANTALHHTRSEQLNGIVSNSVTRLLCTSSTQLQQENPVKKQAQSPQESLHDEIKQIHEQEEDNEDGDSINKETGEIGGPKGPEPTRYGDWERNGRCSDF, from the exons ATGATTAATTTGAG CCAAACGCGCCGCAACTGTGAG CAAGCAACAATGGCCAGTTCTTTCCCTCGCTCACTGACCAGTATAGCCAACACTGCTCTTCACCACACCAGATCCGAGCAGCTGAATGGCATAGTTTCCAACTCAGTGACACGGCTCCTCTGCACATCTTCAACTCAGCTGCAACAAGAAAACCCTGTCAAGAAACAAGCACAATCACCTCAAGAATCACTCCATGATGAGATCAAACAAATCCATGAGCAGGAAGAAGATAACGAAGATGGTGACAGTATCAACAAAGAAACTGGTGAGATCGGTGGACCCAAAGGACCTGAGCCTACTAGGTATGGTGATTGGGAACGCAATGGTCGCTGCTCtgatttttaa
- the LOC108345557 gene encoding kinesin-like protein KIN-13B isoform X1 → MPRSNSAAHHHRQSSDNFILDAHRSWLQSSTFAQEFGTRSSSLRKIDDDRVLSSGLLDLHSLDTELLPETYGDHNGYFTNHTVRGQNFDDYESILSGNKHVQRSRGLPENNFLKSVPTEKERANNVAKIKVAVRKRPLNKKEIAKREEDIISIDSNFLTVHERKLKVDLTEYVEKHEFVFDAVLNEDVSNNEVYAETVEPIVPLIFQRIKATCFAYGQTGSGKTYTMQPLPLKASQDILRLMHHTYWNQGFQLFVSFFEIYGGKLFDLLNDRKKLFIREDGKQQVCIVGLQEYRVSKVETIKEFIEKGNATRSTGTTGANEESSRSHAILQLCIKRSADGTESKPARLVGKLSFIDLAGSERGADTTDNDKQTRIEGAEINKSLLALKECIRALDNDQGHIPFRGSKLTEVLRDSFVGNSRTVMISCISPSSGSCEHTLNTLRYADRVKSLSKGNNSRRDPLSSSNLRESTVLPGSSILAHDDTLEDEITYVSTDRNRFGWPKHPERELSPPNNVDRVPSGRMGGNLASSGYSNPPNGPRGGQNDRTANEYDYIGPIYEQDRTRKTIKRVDNNHLSAFEDKKRIESRVNVDASNFQTTYSDPDDNLNALLKEEEDLVTAHRRQVEETIDIVKEEMNLLVEADQPGNQLDDYISKLNTILSQKATGILQLQTQLAQFQRRLNEYNVFVSSGAVE, encoded by the exons ATGCCGCGATCCAATTCCGCCGCACACCACCACCGTCAGAGCTCCGACAACTTCATCCTCGACGCTCATAGAAGCTGGTTACAGTCTTCGACTTTCGCGCAG GAGTTCGGAACTCGATCTTCGAGCTTGAGGAAAATAGACGATGATCGTGTTTTGAGCAGCGGCTTGCTTGATCTGCATTCCTTAGATACCGAGCTTTTACCTGAG ACTTATGGTGATCACAATGGATACTTCACTAATCACACTGTTCGGGGACAGAATTTTGATGACTATGAGTCAATCCTCTCTGGTAACAAACATGTACAAAGGTCTCGGGGATTGCCTGAGAACAATTTTCTGAAAAGTGTCCCAACAGAAAAGGAGAGAGCAAACAATGTTGCCAAGATTAAAGTAGCG GTCCGGAAGAGACCCCTTAATAAGAAGGAAATAGCAAAGAGAGAAGAAGACATTATTTCTATAGATTCAAATTTTCTCACAGTGCATGAAAGAAAACTCAAG GTGGACTTAACAGAATATGTTGAGAAACATGAATTTGTCTTTGATGCTGTGCTGAACGAAGATGTTTCAAATAATGAA GTATATGCCGAGACTGTGGAGCCAATTGTTCCGCTCATTTTCCAGCGAATAAAAGCAACTTGCTTTGCATACGGTCAAACTG GCAGTGGGAAGACATATACTATGCAACCATTGCCTCTCAAAGCTTCACAAGATATTTTAAGATTAATGCACCACACCTACTGGAATCAAGGTTTCCAATTGTTTGTTAGTTTCTTTGAAATATATGGGGGAAAACTTTTTGATCTCCTCAATGATCGAAA AAAACTTTTCATTAGGGAGGATGGGAAACAACAGGTTTGCATTGTTGGCTTGCAAGAATATAGAGTATCTAAAGTAGAGACAATCAAGGAATTTATTGAGAAAGGAAATGCCACAAGAAGTACTGGCACAACTGGAGCAAATGAGGAATCCTCTCGATCACATGCTATACTTCAGCTTTGCATTAAGAGATCAGCTGATGGGACTGAATCAAAGCCTGCTCGACTTGTGGGCAAACTATCTTTTATAGATCTGGCTGGAAGTGAACGAGGTGCAGATACTACAGATAATGACAAGCAGACTAG GATTGAAGGGgcagaaataaataaaagcttACTTGCTCTGAAAGAATGCATTAGAGCTTTGGACAATGACCAAGGGCATATCCCTTTCAGAGGAAGTAAATTGACGGAAGTTCTGCGAGATTCCTTTGTTGGTAATTCGCGCACTGtaatgatatcatgcatttcaCCTAGCTCAGGTTCATGCGAGCATACTCTTAACACGTTAAGATATGCTGACAG AGTGAAGAGCCTGTCAAAAGGAAACAACTCTAGAAGGGATCCTCTTTCTTCCTCAAACCTTAGAGAGTCCACTGTGTTGCCTGGGTCTTCAATTTTAGCTCATGATGATACCTTGGAGGATGAAATAACGTATGTCTCCACTGACAGGAATCGATTTGGTTGGCCCAAACATCCAGAAAGAGAACTCTCTCCTCCAAATAATGTGGAccgtgttccaagtggtagaatGGGGGGAAATTTGGCGTCATCTGGGTATTCTAATCCACCAAACGGTCCAAGAGGTGGTCAAAATGACAGAACTGCAAATGAATATGATTACATAGGACCCATATATGAACAAGACAGAACAAGAAAAACGATTAAGAGGGTGGATAACAACCACTTATCTGCTTTTGAAGACAAGAAGAGGATAGAGTCTCGTGTTAATGTTGATGCATCAAATTTTCAGACTACTTATTCTGATCCGGATGATAATTTAAATGCCCTCCTGAAG GAAGAGGAAGATCTAGTAACAGCTCATCGTAGACAGGTGGAGGAAACCATAGACATTGTTAAAGAG GAGATGAATTTACTTGTTGAAGCTGACCAACCAGGAAATCAATTGGATGATTATATTTCCAAATTGAATACCATTTTATCACAAAAGGCTACAGGAATCCTTCAATTGCAGACACAGTTGGCTCAATTTCAGAGACGTTTAAACGAGTATAATGTTTTCGTATCTTCTG GTGCTGTGGAGTGA
- the LOC108345288 gene encoding putative proline-rich receptor-like protein kinase PERK11 — translation MLNTKPYSTKLQNKMKATSKFIMAATLVMVVTLAIVLGLILVLLAELYCSLLLHRRQLRKKNNSNTTIPISATPATTTTSKAPPLLTPHSPPPPPPPPFASAYSQGVLQAPRSFLFPCKDEQNPTPRGIGLVSISSPSPLASFLARAPPPQSLQPGADEKPCGGGVEHLVYISNPIYENELEVKASRVNTPFETPNTSPSRLERSGSSGEDDDRNGGGACGCSRSPPSLTPPLTPMKKLPAEGSSVSLRDATSLGTSGSDTQSINGPSSSSWDTPSTSPSW, via the coding sequence ATGCTAAACACAAAACCTTACAGTACCAAACTCCAAAACAAGATGAAGGCCACATCCAAATTCATCATGGCAGCAACCTTGGTTATGGTGGTAACCCTTGCCATTGTTCTAGGTCTCATTCTAGTGCTTCTGGCGGAACTCTACTGTTCCCTCTTACTCCACCGCCGCCAgctcagaaaaaaaaacaactccAACACCACCATCCCCATCTCCGCCACTCCAGCCACCACAACAACATCAAAGGCTCCACCTTTACTCACACCAcactctcctcctcctcctcctcctcctccctTCGCCAGTGCTTACTCACAAGGGGTTCTCCAAGCCCCCAGAAGCTTCCTTTTCCCATGCAAAGATGAACAAAACCCAACCCCGCGTGGCATTGGCCTTGTTTCTATCTCTTCACCATCTCCACTGGCATCATTCTTGGCAAGAGCTCCTCCACCTCAGTCTCTTCAACCCGGCGCCGATGAGAAGCCTTGTGGCGGTGGAGTGGAGCACCTTGTGTACATTTCCAACCCCATTTACGAGAACGAGTTAGAGGTCAAAGCAAGTAGAGTGAACACCCCGTTTGAGACACCGAACACTTCGCCCTCTCGTTTAGAAAGAAGTGGCTCTTCCGGGGAAGATGACGATCGTAACGGTGGTGGTGCTTGTGGCTGTTCTCGTTCACCACCTTCACTTACACCTCCTCTCACCCCTATGAAGAAACTCCCCGCAGAAGGGTCTTCTGTTTCTCTTAGAGATGCCACCTCCTTAGGTACTTCAGGCAGTGATACTCAAAGCATCAATggaccttcttcttcttcctgggATACCCCTTCTACTTCTCCTTCGTGGTGA